Proteins co-encoded in one Aspergillus flavus chromosome 2, complete sequence genomic window:
- a CDS encoding peptide-N4-(N-acetyl-beta-D-glucosaminyl) asparaginase amidase N (unnamed protein product), which produces MLLRTVLWLCFLLVAPSEGTLEVFQIYQPVQYGGVDGTHCNQNVLLMEHVFASSYGHPFIGYYSPPECEFDTVKINLTVTSQGRQFDRLAILFLGDTEVFRTSTAEPTADGIVWAYIKDMSQYNALWQIQQKLIFDLGNIINDIYTGPFSVTLTAYFSCEGHARTADVILPISARKSASNLSSVFTVPGDNTKTLYQIPPNTSRAVVSISACGQSTEEFWWSNVFSYDTEAFNTTMGELYGYSPFREVQLYVDDILAGIIWPFPVIFTGGVAPGFWRPIVGIDAFDLRQPEIDISPFLPILKDGQPHSFEIKIVGLSVAQNGTVTLSDSVGSYWAVTGNIFLYLSDSALDSTSLGTEKPYVDAPTPQFKATRSLVQNQTGGNDSLAYSVVGERTLSIKSSAFQWSQNLTYSNFGLFSQQGMSQSTNQHTSGRSTIIAFGANQTSNEVQFEYPLSVNQTYRPTDAGQSIHAWMSRGLDIKTTGATGISTYTLTSGPSRLHTQQWGEAFYQPTDNSSISFGDTTDVFESNSILGHYKRSVRAVNGSVVSDTDDRDDQPSKSNDYSDHSSFLK; this is translated from the exons ATGTTGCTTCGCACAGTCTTAtggctttgctttcttttaGTTGCTCCTTCCGAGGGCACATTAGAAGTATTTCAAATTTATCAGCCTGTCCAATACGGTGGAGTTGACGGCACACATTGTAACCAAAATGTGCTGCTGATGGAGCATGTGTTTGCCTCGAGCTATGGACACCCCTTTATAG gATACTACAGCCCCCCTGAATGTGAATTCGACACGGTTAAGATTAACCTTACGGTTACCTCCCAAGGTCGCCAATTTGATCGGTTAgcaattctttttcttggtgATACAGAGGTATTCCGAACCTCGACAGCGGAACCTACGGCCGACGGAATTGTCTGGGCctatataaaagatatgtCGCAGTATAACGCACTATGGCAGATACAGCAAAAACTAATTTTCGACCTTGGAAATATCataaatgatatatatacCGGCCCTTTCAGTGTGACCCTGACTGCATACTTCTCCTGCGAGGGTCATGCCAGAACCGCAGATGTAATTCTCCCAATATCCGCTAGGAAGTCAGCCTCCAACTTGTCGAGTGTCTTTACTGTTCCTGGAGATAATACAAAGACACTGTACCAGATACCTCCTAATACTTCGCGTGCAGTTGTGTCCATTTCCGCATGTGGTCAGTCTACTGAGGAGTTCTGGTGGTCCAATGTCTTCTCGTACGATACGGAAGCTTTCAATACCACAATGGGCGAGCTTTATGGTTACTCCCCATTTCGCGAAGTCCAACTCTatgtcgatgatatccttgctggTATTATATGGCCATTCCCTGTAATTTTCACCGGAGGGGTTGCACCAGGTTTCTGGCGCCCGATTGTTGGGATAGACGCCTTTGATCTGCGACAACCTGAAATCGATATCTCGCCCTTCCTCCCCATTCTCAAAGACGGACAGCCTCATTCTTTTGAGATTAAGATTGTCGGCTTGAGTGTTGCACAAAACGGGACCGTTACGCTCTCCGACAGCGTCGGTTCATACTGGGCTGTGACGGGAAATATCTTCCTGTATCTGAGTGATTCTGCCTTGGATAGTACAAGCCTCGGAACGGAGAAGCCCTACGTTGATGCACCTACTCCGCAATTCAAAGCCACGCGGAGCCTTGTCCAGAATCAGACTGGAGGGAATGACTCTCTGGCGTACTCCGTTGTTGGTGAAAGGACCCTTTCTATAAAATCATCCGCATTTCAATGGAGTCAAAACCTCACGTATTCCAATTTTGGTCTGTTTAGCCAGCAAGGCATGAGCCAATCGACCAATCAACACACATCTGGAAGGTCTACTATCATAGCCTTTGGAGCTAACCAAACATCAAATGAGGTCCAATTCGAATATCCCTTGTCTGTGAATCAGACGTATCGCCCTACCGATGCGGGGCAATCTATCCACGCTTGGATGAGTAGGGGTCTCGACATCAAAACAACAGGGGCAACCGGTATTTCTACTTATACTCTCACTTCGGGACCATCACGCTTGCACACTCAACAATGGGGCGAAGCATTCTATCAACCCACGGATAACAGCTCAATATCTTTTGGTGATACAACTGATGTATTTGAGAGCAACAGTATCCTCGGTCACTACAAAAGGTCAGTTCGAGCAGTGAACGGGAGCGTTGTATCCGATACAGATGATAGAGATGACCAGCCATCAAAGTCAAATGACTATAGCGACCATagctctttcttgaagtAA
- a CDS encoding eukaryotic phosphomannomutase, whose translation MAAEAAGVYPALEDRPVKDTICLFDVDGTLTPARRTISPEMLQLLSQLRHKCAIGTVGGSDLAKQQEQLGTSSTKVSSLFDFCFAENGLTAIRLGRFLASNSFIAWIGEEKYQKLANFCLKYIADLQLPKKRGTFVEFRNGMINVSPVGRNASVDERIEFEAYDKQHNIRKSFVEALKTEFPDYNLSYSIGGQISFDVFPAGWDKTYCLRHIEAEKDISGIKYKTIHFFGDKSFPGGNDYEIYTDSRTIGHAVKDPDDTMKQLKEIFQL comes from the exons ATGGCAGCGGAAGCCGCAGGTGTGTATCCAGCTCTGGAGGACCGTCCTGTAAAGGACACGATCTGTCTTTTCGATGTCGACGGTACATTGACCCCTGCGAGAAGG ACTATCTCTCCCGAAATGCTCCAGCTCCTCTCTCAATTGCGCCATAAGTGTGCCATTGGAACC GTTGGTGGCTCTGATCTTGCCAAGCAGCAAGAGCAACTAGGCACATCCTCGACAAAAGTTTCCTcactttttgatttttgctTTGCCGAAAATGGATTGACTGCAATTCGATTGGGCAGGTTCCTCGCCAGCAACAGCTTTATCGCGTGGATTGGGGAAGAGAAATACCAAAAATTGGCTAATTTCTGCCTTAAGTACATCGCGGATTTGCAGCTGCCAAAGAAGCGTGGTACTTTCGTCGAGTTCCGCAACGGAATGATTAATGTCAGCCCTGTTGGCCGCAATGCAAGTGTGGATGAGAGGATTGAATTCGAAGC CTATGACAAACAGCATAACATTAGAAAGAGCTTCGTAGAAGCCCTCAAGACGGAATTTCCTGACTACAATCTTAG TTACTCAATTGGTGGCCAGATCTCGTTCGACGTTTTCCCAGCCGGCTGGGACAAGACCTACTGCCTGCGCCATATTGAAGCCGAAAAAGATATCTCGGGCATTAAATACAAGACTATTCATTTCTTCGGGGACAAGTCTTTCCCCGGAGGTAATGATTACGAGATCTATACCGATTCTAGGACAATTGGGCATGCGGTCAAGGACCCTGACGATACCATGAAGCAGCTGAAAGAAATATTCCAGCTATAA
- a CDS encoding DEAD box-containing helicase-like transcription factor/DNA repair protein yields MAVSEDRVYCPGAVPDILITALARRSPEDLDSDAPPNKRRKLTSGIQSLRELNGLSDTRVPRGYIPLARFHLYLDFASASPIQDDPGRSFDNFSQLPVHIFAAENVCVGTTTLDWFKLELATTVDRETVFEYQSHDPPFIKFSKDLEFASSLVCADRLPRKIPIVCYQSTLYTVPERKSSFCLETIILWKDSLDILGNNQLVEGARKVFSRYVFQEQEDLASQQERHSQRQLSWSPRDFYDHVYVPPDTPESSAEVKCSLIECQMFPFQRRAVRWLLQREGVELQADGQVVPVRDTLKGGLPASFREFIDADGRVCFASQLFMIVATDLANWFDGGNHLRGGILAEEMGLGKTVEIISLICLNRRHLAPEETFPDHRHDGLRPSGATLIITPPAILEQWEQEIKLHAPGLSVFHYTGIQRHQSLSDEELIELLADQDVVLTTYNILAREVHYSGDVPQRNLRHKKRFEPRRTPLVRISWWRVCIDEAQMIESGVSNAARVARLIPRQNAWAVTGTPLRKDISDLLGLLLFLRYEPFCGVIWHRLCGSFRTELANIVSMIALRHSKVHVRNELHIPPQKRIVITVPFTAVEEQRYGQLFEEMCGACGLNLSGAPLNGDWDPDDLSIIERMRSWLTKLRRTCLHPAGKPLRGLGTGTGPLRSVAEVLEVMIDQNDALIHAEERSLLLSQLRRGQLLENAKHRQQALGLWSKSLERANAIVKECRDRLHSERMERRMDAVNVDRDVTSADTASEDETEEAAKNTRGGARQRLRAALEVQHICVFFTGNAYFQMKTDPKLTRPDSEESRALEKREVEAYESAKLIRKEMLAEISRKVGHFMKIIRERAQKNQFVNIPKMKPQLWSKGLESHRILDKLENFCDSMNKHAAQYDEWRQTMIKFLSESLIDQEDESELEGDEYEKSTKHQDEVYVYMEALRAMFADRHDALTGQKNVLIAHEVKSGIVQAQKGEGPSPALFLQMMNTRSRIKPDPQLGSLRGIIGELRSLATSLEWQASGGNSRARAELELVSLVLQNASQMASEQAKVATNMEKEVEMFRDTMNNRLEYYRQLQQISDTVAPYDEESAGKPLNEALFSAKLRQEEIIDEKISALRAKHRYLIHLRDESGSDDSSKICVICQSGFEVGVLTVCGHKYCKDCLRMWWHQHRTCPTCKKRLKANDFYQITYKPQEFLVQEEKPPAKVEPERRPKNSIYTDISSGTLREIKTVDLDGSFGTKIDTLARHILWLRHHDPGGKSVIFSQYKDFLEVLAIAFHRFKIGFSSVDSKDGISKFKSDPSIECFFLHARAHSSGLNLVNATHVFLCEPLINTAIELQAIARVHRIGQHRPTTVWMYLVSDTVEESIYELSVSRRLAHIVQKEKAEPLCADVENGRAVTDNITEAAIDSANSLEIRDAALSNLMAGGAFGGELVKKDDLWRCLFGNPTKKEANNFQAGASGEVARFLRGEAAEHRRRAGAGF; encoded by the exons ATGGCTGTGTCGGAGGATAGAGTTTATTGTCCAG GCGCAGTGCCAGATATCTTGATAACTGCTCTTGCGCGGAGGTCCCCGGAAGACCTCGACAGTGATGCCCCCCCAAACAAGCGTCGCAAGTTGACCTCGGGTATTCAGAGCCTCAGAGAGCTTAATGGTCTTTCGGATACTAGAGTACCTCGAGGTTACATTCCCTTGGCGCGCTTTCACTTGTACTTG GATTTTGCGTCCGCAAGCCCGATCCAGGATGACCCAGGTAGATCTTTTGATAATTTCTCCCAGTTACCCGTCCATATTTTTGCTGCAGAAAATGTTTGCGTCGGCACGACTACACTTGACTGGTTCAAGCTAGAGCTAGCAACGACGGTAGACCGAGAAACTGTCTTTGAATATCAATCACATGACCCACCGTTTATAAAATTCAGCAAGGACCTGGAGTTCGCCAGTAGCCTTGTTTGTGCTGATCGCCTTCCCAGAAAGATTCCCATCGTGTGCTATCAGTCCACTTTATATACTGTTCCCGAAAGAAAGAGCTCCTTCTGTCTTGAAACAATTATTTTGTGGAAGGATTCTCTGGATATTCTCGGTAATAATCAACTGGTGGAGGGAGCACGAAAAGTATTTTCTAGATATGTCTTTCAGGAGCAAGAGGATCTTGCTTCACAGCAGGAACGACACAGTCAGAGACAGCTTTCGTGGTCCCCCCGCGACTTTTATGATCACGTATACGTTCCTCCAGACACACCTGAATCATCAGCAGAGGTTAAATGCAGTTTGATCGAATGTCAGATGTTCCCATTCCAAAGGAGGGCCGTCAGGTGGCTATTGCAAAGGGAAGGCGTGGAGCTTCAGGCTGACGGGCAAGTGGTTCCTGTCAGAGATACGTTGAAAGGGGGCCTGCCCGCTTCATTTCGGGAATTCATTGATGCAGATGGACGAGTTTGTTTTGCCAGCCAACTGTTCATGATTGTCGCCACTGACCTTGCGAACTGGTTTGACGGGGGCAACCATCTCCGAGGTGGAATCCTCGCCGAAGAAATGGGACTTGGGAAAACCGTTGAAATCATAAGTTTAATCTGTCTGAATCGCCGACACCTAGCCCCTGAAGAAACCTTCCCAGACCATCGTCATGATGGCTTGAGGCCATCAGGTGCAACCCTAATAATAACACCACCCGCAATTCTTGAACAGTGGGAACAGGAAATCAAACTGCATGCACCTGGACTCAGCGTCTTCCACTACACTGGTATCCAGCGTCACCAGTCATTGTCGGATGAAGAACTAATCGAATTGCTCGCAGACCAAGATGTCGTACTTACTACTTATAATATTCTTGCGCGTGAAGTTCACTATTCTGGCGATGTACCACAGAGGAATCTGCGGCATAAGAAGAGATTTGAACCAAGGAGAACACCGTTGGTTCGGATTTCTTGGTGGCGGGTCTGTATCGATGAAGCTCAGATGATTGAAAGTGGAGTCAGCAATGCAGCAAGGGTTGCCCGTTTGATTCCTCGTCAAAATGCTTGGGCTGTGACAGGGACGCCGCTCCGAAAAGATATATCTGACCTCCTCGGTCTTTTACTATTCCTCCGTTACGAACCATTTTGTGGTGTTATCTGGCATAGGTTATGCGGGAGCTTCAGGACTGAATTAGCGAACATTGTTAGTATGATTGCCCTCCGACATAGTAAGGTTCATGTTCGCAATGAACTCCACATACCTCCTCAGAAGAGAATCGTCATCACGGTCCCTTTTACGGCAGTTGAGGAACAACGCTACGGACAGTTGTTTGAAGAAATGTGTGGAGCATGTGGTCTCAATCTATCTGGCGCTCCCTTGAATGGTGATTGGGATCCTGATGACCTATCGATAATCGAAAGAATGCGAAGTTGGTTAACCAAACTTCGCCGAACTTGTCTCCATCCTGCTGGAAAGCCTCTTCGTGGGCTAGGTACCGGTACTGGACCGCTGCGCTCCGTGGCTGAAGTTCTTGAGGTCATGATCGATCAGAATGACGCACTTATACACGCAGAGGAGCGCTCTTTACTTCTTTCACAATTGCGCCGGGGGCAGTTGCTGGAAAATGCGAAACACCGGCAACAAGCACTCGGCCTCTGGTCAAAGTCATTAGAGCGGGCTAATGCAATTGTCAAGGAGTGTCGGGATCGGTTGCACTCAGAGCGTATGGAACGTCGGATGGATGCCGTCAACGTGGATCGAGATGTAACATCTGCTGACACAGCAAGCGAGgatgaaacagaagaagcagcTAAGAACACTCGAGGAGGAGCGCGTCAGAGGCTGCGTGCTGCTCTTGAAGTTCAACATATATGTGTTTTCTTTACCGGGAATGCCTATTTCCAAATGAAAACAGACCCCAAGCTCACTAGGCCCGATTCCGAAGAGTCTAGAGCACTCGAAAAACGCGAAGTTGAGGCGTACGAGTCTGCAAAGCTGATTCGAAAGGAGATGTTGGCTGAGATCTCGCGAAAGGTTGGCCACTTCATGAAAATAATCAGAGAAAGAGCACAAAAGAATCAGTTTGTTAATATCCCCAAAATGAAACCTCAGCTATGGAGCAAAGGGCTTGAATCCCACCGCATACTCGATAAACTTGAAAATTTCTGTGATAGTATGAACAAACATGCTGCCCAGTACGATGAATGGCGTCAGACCATGATCAAGTTTCTTTCCGAGTCACTCATTGACCAAGAGGATGAATCAGAGCTGGAGGGCGACGAATATGAAAAGTCTACAAAGCATCAAGATGAGGTGTATGTTTACATGGAGGCCTTGCGTGCAATGTTCGCTGATCGCCACGATGCTTTGACTGGACAGAAAAATGTTCTCATTGCCCATGAAGTCAAGAGCGGAATTGTCCAAGCacagaaaggagaaggacCTTCACCCGCTCTCTTTCTACAGATGATGAACACTCGTAGTAGAATCAAGCCCGACCCACAGCTGGGCTCACTTCGCGGCATCATTGGTGAGCTTCGAAGTCTTGCGACCTCTCTTGAGTGGCAGGCAAGCGGGGGGAACTCTCGCGCCCGCGCTGAACTCGAACTTGTAAGCTTAGTTCTTCAGAATGCGAGTCAGATGGCTTCTGAGCAAGCTAAAGTTGCAACAaacatggagaaggaggtggAAATGTTTCGAGATACTATGAACAATCGACTTGAATACTATCGTCAGCTTCAACAAATCTCCGATACAGTGGCCCCGTACGACGAAGAAAGCGCTGGTAAACCCTTGAATGAGGCGCTTTTTTCTGCAAAGCTCAGGCAAGAGGAGATAATAGACGAAAAGATTTCCGCATTGAGAGCAAAACATCGTTACCTAATCCACCTCCGAGACGAATCAGGCTCAGATGACTCGTCAAAGATATGTGTCATTTGCCAATCCGGCTTTGAAGTTG GTGTCCTAACAGTGTGTGGCCACAAGTATTGCAAAGATTGCTTGCGCATGTGGTGGCATCAACATCGAACTTGCCCGACATGCAAAAAGCGTCTGAAAGCTAATGACTTCTATCAAATCACTTACAAGCCGCAGGAGTTTCTTGTGCAAGAGGAGAAGCCGCCAGCCAAAGTTGAGCCTGAACGTCGACCAAAGAACTCGATATATACTGATATAAGCTCCGGCACTCTGAGAGAGATTAAAACCGTCGATTTAGACGGTTCATTCGGCACGAAGATTGACACGCTAGCACGTCATATACTATGGCTGCGCCACCATGACCCTGGTGGGAAGTCTGTGATATTCTCGCAATATAAGGACTTTTTAGAGGTTCTAGCCATTGCGTTCCACAGGTTTAAGATTGGCTTTAGCAGTGTTGACAGCAAAGACGGTATATCAAAGTTCAAGAGTGACCCATCG ATTGAATGCTTTTTCTTGCACGCGAGGGCCCATTCATCAGGGCTCAACCTAGTGAACGCGACCCACGTTTTCCTTTGCGAGCCGCTTATCAATACTGCAATCGAGCTCCAGGCTATCGCTCGTGTACACCGTATTGGTCAGCACCGACCAACCACCGTTTGGATGTATCTAGTTTCTGACACCGTCGAAGAATCAATTTACGAACTCTCCGTGTCACGTCGTCTAGCTCATATAGTGCAGAAGGAAAAAGCGGAGCCATTATGTGCAGATGTCGAAAACGGAAGAGCTGTAACAGATAATATTACTGAGGCGGCTATAGACTCGGCAAACTCCTTAGAAATCCGAGATGCAGCTCTGTCGAATTTAATGGCTGGAGGAGCATTTGGCGGGGAACTCGTTAAAAAGGACGACTTATGGAGGTGCCTTTTTGGCAATCCAACAAAGAAGGAGGCCAATAATTTCCAGGCAGGTGCCAGCGGAGAGGTAGCAAGGTTCCTAAGAGGTGAGGCAGCAGAGCACcggagaagagctggagcAGGTTTTTGA
- a CDS encoding glucose dehydrogenase yields MIFLRSFVLSLALSPLLASSYIASDNPTEYDYVVVGSGPGGGPLAARLAIAGYRVLLIDAGDDQGNATKQQVPALQLQSTEYEPMRWDYFVNHYSNLTRQEEDSKITYRTPSGDIHVGPSPPANSEPLGILYPRAGTLGGCSAHNAMITILAYDSDWDSIASATSDDSWSAEKMREYLKRLERNRYLPNSIAGHGFNGWLTTSLTQLKLVLEDQKLLSLVIAAATAAGQNLLGKIVDTVTGLSDILLRDLNNDGATRDQQVGLFQVPLAVDIPEYRRTGPRDFLMDTVNAVNADGSRKYHLDIQLNTLVTNVRFETSGTKPRATGVDYIRGRSLYRADPRSESASVGTPGYVNAAREVVLSAGTFNTPQLLKLSGIGPKDELNRWNISVLVDLPGVGTNLQDRYETGLVGKTPTDFTLTTKCTFMDSLPDPCLEQWQNNSLDKGTYTTNGIAIAIIRKSSTSDGEPDLLISGAPANFQGYFPGYSYEALKDAQHWTWITLKSHSRNNAGTVELRSTDPKDTPIINFNSFDTGITENDADDKDLQAVYEAMEFSRKIFDNLVPLDGSFEEVWPGPNVTTEAELKEFIKREAWGHHACCTNPIGPDTDKNSVLDSRFRVLGVDGLRVVDASVFPKIPGYYIALPVYMVSEKAADVILSDAA; encoded by the exons ATGATCTTTCTCAGGAGCTTTGTTTTATCTTTGGCCCTCTCTCCCCTTCTAGCCTC CTCCTATATAGCATCCGACAACCCTACAGAATATGACTATGTAGTTGTCGGTTCGGGCCCAGGAGGCGGCCCATTGGCAGCACGATTAGCCATTGCAGGCTACAGAGTCCTTCTTATCGACGCCGGGGATGATCAAGGCAATGCAACTAAGCAGCAGGTGCCCGCATTGCAGTTGCAGTCGACTGAGTATGAGCCAATGCGTTGGGATTACTTCGTCAACCACTACTCCAACTTGACCCGCCAGGAGGAAGATTCAAAAATAACGTATAGAACTCCATCTGGAGACATTCATGTTGGTCCTAGCCCCCCTGCTAATTCGGAACCACTGGGAATTTTGTATCCTCGAGCCGGCACCTTGGGAGGTTGCTCCGCACACAATGCCATGAT CACGATCCTTGCCTATGACAGTGACTGGGATAGCATTGCGTCTGCTACGAGTGATGACTCTTGGTCAGCCGAGAAGATGCGCGAATATCTCAAACGGCTGGAGCGTAATCGCTATTTGCCGAACAGTATTGCTGGACATGGTTTTAATGGCTGGCTCACTACCAGTCTAACACAGCTGAAGCTTGTTCTTGAGGATCAGAAGCTGTTGTCCCTGGTCATTGCGGCAGCTACAGCTGCTGGTCAGAATCTACTAGGCAAGATTGTCGATACCGTGACCGGCCTTAGTGATATTCTGCTCCGAGACCTCAACAACGATGGTGCGACTCGTGATCAGCAAGTCGGTCTGTTCCAGGTGCCTCTCGCTGTAGACATTCCTGAATATAGACGCACAGGTCCCCGTGATTTTTTGATGGACACGGTCAATGCTGTGAATGCCGATGGCTCGCGCAAATACCATCTTGATATCCAGCTGAACACTCTTGTGACCAATGTACGCTTTGAGACATCTGGTACCAAGCCTAGGGCAACGGGGGTGGACTATATCAGGGGTCGAAGTTTGTACAGAGCGGATCCACGGTCAGAAAGTGCATCTGTAGGTACTCCCGGGTATGTCAATGCGGCCCGCGAAGTCGTCTTGTCTGCAGGCACGTTCAATACCCCTCAGCTACTGAAGCTTAGTGGCATTGGACCCAAGGATGAGTTGAACAGATGGAACATCTCGGTGCTTGTTGACCTTCCTGGTGTTGGCACCAACCTCCAAGATCGCTATGAGACTGGCTTAGTTGGGAAGACGCCCACGGATTTTACCCTTACCACCAAGTGCACATTCATGGATAGTCTGCCAGATCCTTGTCTTGAACAGTGGCAAAACAATTCCCTGGACAAAGGAACATATACAACTAACGGCATTGCGATTGCCATCATCCGGAAGTCCTCTACTTCGGATGGAGAGCCGGATCTCCTCATATCCGGAGCCCCTGCCAACTTCCAAGGATATTTCCCCGGCTACTCTTATGAGGCCCTGAAAGACGCTCAGCATTGGACCTGGATTACCTTGAAGTCACACAGTCGCAATAATGCAGGCACGGTGGAGCTCAGATCTACAGATCCTAAAGACACCCCGATCATTAACTTCAACTCGTTCGATACCGGCATCACAGAAAACGATGCCGACGACAAAGACCTACAGGCCGTGTACGAAGCTATGGAATTTTCGAGGAAGATTTTTGATAATTTGGTGCCCCTAGATGGAAGTTTTGAGGAGGTATGGCCAGGGCCCAATGTCACTACTGAAGCAGAGTTGAAGGAGTTCATCAAGAGAGAGGCATGGGGCCATCACGCTTGTTGTACCAACCCTATCGGCCCTGACACTGACAAGAATAGCGTGTTAGATTCTCGCTTTAGGGTTTTGGGTGTCGATGGTCTCCGAGTAGTAGACGCGTCGGTTTTCCCTAAGATACCCGGATACTATATCGCGCTGCCCGTCTACATGGTCAGCGAAAAGGCAGCCGATGTTATCCTCTCCGACGCAGCCTGA
- a CDS encoding uncharacterized protein (of unknown function-domain containing protein), with protein sequence MAPQKSVTEVPRSILPRLTWNGSSARTTVPPPQSNILSARQQQRTLRIHSWNSAGRQLHTLTFSPHSSTFVSATVREPTLSSISRRLPESTSRPTSRPAAPTGNPIRYNGVYVAAFKPARRAFHASATQQRDHHFDTLKFVQRLKEEGFSEEQAVAMMRVLNDVIQESIQNLTRTMVLREDTERSTYTQKVDFAKLRSELLNADSTEAQLTRSSHEKIAADLAKLNSRLRDEIGRTQASVRLDLNLEKGRIREEANSQEMRIKETETRIEQEVAGLRERVEAVKFSTLQWLMGVCTGTAALILGAWRLFM encoded by the exons ATGGCACCACAAAAGTCCGTTACCGAAGTGCCACGGTCTATACTCCCTCGCTTGACATGGAACGGCTCCTCTGCTCGGACTActgttcctcctccccaGAGCAACATTTTATCAGCAAGGCAACAACAGAGAACGCTACGCATACATAGCTGGAACTCTGCCGGGCGACAACTACATACTTTGACCTTTTCTCCTCACTCTTCTACATTTGTTTCCGCAACAGTCCGAGAGCCGACCTTATCCTCAATATCTAGACGATTACCAGAATCAACGAGTCGTCCAACCAGTCGACCGGCAGCACCCACAGGTAATCCTATCCGATATAATGGTGTTTACGTCGCTGCATTTAAACCAGCTCGGCGCGCTTTCCATGCCTCCGCCACCCAACAAAGGGACCACCATTTCGATACGTTAAAGTTCGTTCAGCGGTTGAAAGAGGAAGGTTTCAGTGAGGAACAGGCTGTCGCGATGATGCGAGTCCTAAATGATGTTATCCAAGAGTCTATTCAGAATTTAACCCGGACAATGGTCCTCAGAGAAG ACACCGAAAGATCGACGTATACTCAGAAAGTCGATTTCGCCAAACTTCGCTCAGAACTACTCAACGCGGATTCAACCGAAGCGCAACTAACACGTTCGTCACATGAGAAGATTGCTGCAGATCTAGCTAAGCTCAATTCACGACTTCGGGATGAGATTGGGCGCACGCAAGCATCCGTTCGTCTGGACCTAAACCTTGAAAAGGGTCGTATTCGAGAAGAAGCAAATAGCCAAGAAATGCGAATAAAGGAGACGGAAACGCGAATAGAGCAGGAGGTGGCGGGTTTGCGAGAACGCGTAGAAGCCGTGAAGTTCTCTACGCTACAGTGGCTGAT gGGTGTATGCACCGGTACCGCCGCTTTGATTCTTGGTGCCTGGCGTCTTTTCATGTGA